The DNA region actggtctggggccccaagcagttggggcacacacacacagactccaaaataaacaggcaggagaataatgtataactcaaaagaagatataaaattaaaaacaagtgttttggggaaagtcttatgctgtcaatatcaacctgttacactgacagagtatgaggtttttcacatgaacaatgaggactttaaatatccaaagcgaagcacattcttataaaatccattaattctaaaaactgaaaatacagcattgaaaaaacacatcagaagcaaaatacatgataatcacgattcacacatttcttcattaagtatTCACCATGACAACTGTGTATTTACAAAGGACGTCACACCTAACAGGAGCTATGGTGtaagaattaaaggtcacatatcctcctcctcttcaaccagtttaaataagtctcagagcttctgaaaacatgtgtgaagtttcttgttctaaatccactctgatcctgtatttgatcatgcctataaacccctctatttcagccctgctcagaacaggctgtttctgtgtctgtagctttaaatatataaatgagctgtgtctgaccacgccccctctctggaagggcttaggTGTACTccagtctttctcgctccatgtcctattgtttacggtgagaaggcagactgagagggcagaacaaacacccagctgtgggagtgtcacccacctgggggaggggctactgccctttgtgatgtcatgaagggacctccgtcctgaattagtaagtcgttcccaactctctctctgtctttctctctcttttctgtttctaactctatccactgtcctatctctaaataaatgaataaaagcccaaaaataaaaataactaataaaataataaaattaaaccttcctttattttattttaagtagtTTTGTATGGCAAGAAATTcgtttttagttagtttttatccttattttttggacgccctggcagaattggccccctcctgtttttcattcttcttcaggattctgttgctctttattaccacgTGAAAGCAATACGCCTTCATAGAAattagatgttttcttttgcttggaCTAAATTGTTCCCCAtaaatttgcctccctatctttactgcctcggctcttgcaggtttctgagaaactcctcaatttctctgtcttaaataaaatgtattattattattttaccccagacaaacaaaaagtcacaaaagcctcaaagtgagaaaagtaaacttatgaaacactaaaataatgaagctaaaggggaagaaaaagacgaataggaaagggtttggaattaataaattagaaacatgtaaacattcgtatgcaagtcagatactcacctcatctttctactgtttcttcctctcagtcgttttctgaagatgacttagtcgagcagatgtttcctcttgatgttGCTCTCTGGTTACAGTCGCTCCAGGTTCAGCTCTCTAGTGTGGATGACGTGATgtgcagtagcagcagctttaaatgtccgAGATAGAGGCGTGACACTTTCCttatcagcaggatgttatgtgaCTTTCCTTTCCTGAATTAGTAAGTCGTTCccaactctctccctctctctcccctgtttctaactctatccactgtcctatctctaaataaatgaatgaaagcccaaaaataaaaatagctaataaaataataaaagtaaaccttcctttaatttatttcaaatagttttgaatgGCAAGAAATTcgtttttagttagtttttatccttattttttggacgccctggcagaattgcccccctcctgtttttcattcttcttcaggattctgttgctctttattaccacgTGAAAGCAAAACGCCTTTGTAGaaattagttgttgttttttttgcttggactaAATTGTTccccctaaatttgcctccctatcttTACTGCCTCGGCTCTTGCAGatttctgagaaactcctctatttctctgtctttattcttcTCCAGGGTTCTGATGCTTTTCTTACGGAAGGAAGATTTTTCtggtattgctgctgccttcatgtgatactgtGTCGACCTGTGGGAGTCATATAGATTAAAGTATAAATGATTTGCATATATgttgtaaagcatctgtttgtctgaaggttctgcaggttcatttttgagcagtttctgaaatatctgctcagctttggccttgctgtgatgtgactttgcatAGATAGTTGCGAGGTCTATTTCCCTTTtgagtgaagagtgagggtaaagagagagcagctcctcgtggAGAGCGATTGCTGTGTCCACCATGCTTTGTTCTTGATCAGGGTAATCTCTCCTTTTATAAACgatcctccatctgtagcagaGTGCAACAAATTTCTTCAGATAAcgcacatctggatgttctttcagaactttCTCTGCCAAATCAACGGCCTCATCAACAGATATGTGTTCTATGTGaaggtttagtaaggcccacatgccactgTTACTGCAGTacagagtgctcacatttccagccaactcacggacttcatctcgaatgttttctccttcatcagcacgttgTTCAAGGTAGAGCGCAGCGaggtacaagttctctggatcccgttccttggcttgtctcattttctccaagaggtcagggtccagccttgtgtcactgaagttttgggccttctttaaccatatgacatagctggtgttccaatccaccatgtccggctgcatcctggcagctttctcgtagtaatcaacaaccagAATCATGTCCTCTCCGaagaacatcagggtccaggccttttcagcgtagatctctggatggaggtcgtcctgggatggagatgggtatttttccatcagggcatcaacctttgacaggtaagcctgactctcctctagatctcccaggtggtggtgcagccaggccaggttcccgtagttcaccactaaccaaggaccctcatctgcatctctcagcttgttgagggtctctgcagccttctgaAACAAGTTCCTcgcctcttcatttaaccccagtttatactgaatgaacccccacaggttgtaaatgtggcccagccatctatttcccttctctttgctgaagtcctccatcttGTGCGTGAGACGTAAAAGTTTCGGCCTGCTGCGGTCCAGGTCCCAGGTGAagtggcactgcagggactccagtgtggtttgactctgagcagcactgatggagaatacaaaaacaaacatttaaacacatcagcagctagttTTGACTCTTGTGTTCTTATTTGTTATGTCTCGTCTCGCAGTGTCTCCTCTACTCTTCTAAACTGTCAATCACTTTTATTACCCTATTATATAGTCAGACAATCAAGTAAACttctcagataaataaaaaacagactaaattatttggtggacatcactgcatgggctcaggaaCACTTCCAGGAGACATAGTCTGTGAACACGTTAGCTGAAACTCTACCATGTGTAGGGTTGCCACCttccaagcagaaaaacaaGGGACACCCCGCAGCGGGGTGCAACTCAGTAGGGGCCTCACTGGCCCAACGGTGGGGTGGGGCACCAGTTGTggtgaatcatgatttaaaacgaggttttaatgaagtaataagagtcatactttaagttttaagtgctttatgaacacattttttttctgaaataatttacaaaaacgcAAAACTTCAATGTAAAGGCAGATACAGTAATGtatgcacaatgaaatgcaccTAACACGACTTCAGCAAATGATTACTATTAGCTATctaatttacaacttaacttaaacttcaaataaagttattaacttaacattaattcattaacagagtattattgaagtgcttttgacactgctgtaacatagaGGGGAGCAGTAAGATAACAgattttgaattaaataaacagtacgaatttaatagtattttcattcatttattctgtcctcctgtctttcgtttttgttgttttcttatgaaatcatgaatgatactattaatatggttttgaactattttcttattgtattaattaagtgtctaCTGTCGATATATCgatgttgtattgatgatatctCGCCCAGGACAAACTGTGAATGCAGATTtggctaaaataaatgtcatctttttgttttacgtACCGAAAAATATTCACACTATCCAAACTATACTGGAATAACCTATTTATAAACATGGGAGAAAATATAttaagtaggcctacaatagtttcctaaacattatattcattttcactgacactgtcaagccaggcattactttctactcacgtctgtatttctgcatccgTTTACGTTTCAATGGTGCACGGTGCGGGAATCAGAGACacctgcagacatgtttccttctgactcctatgactttctctcacccaaTCACTGACAAGCTCTCATTGCTCAtgccaaaaaagaaccaaacaaaccaacggACACTCCGAGGAGGCGGGAACTAGCCGGCTGAATGATGCTGAGTTCAAAGCATCTTGGAAATACGGGACAAACCGCGTCCCGTATTGATTCAAAACGGGACGcaatatcaaagtgtaaaatacgGGACGATTCCGTATTTTACGGGACGGGTGGCAAACCTAAccatgtgtcatgatttggttttgtatttgagtttccctgttttatcccagtgttgcttgtttcccttgtgtgttaatgttccctagtgttgctggtttttccct from Labrus bergylta chromosome 6, fLabBer1.1, whole genome shotgun sequence includes:
- the LOC110004955 gene encoding interferon-induced protein with tetratricopeptide repeats 1-like, which gives rise to MDWIRAPAAEAAQVRSGSPARNSAAQSQTTLESLQCHFTWDLDRSRPKLLRLTHKMEDFSKEKGNRWLGHIYNLWGFIQYKLGLNEEARNLFQKAAETLNKLRDADEGPWLVVNYGNLAWLHHHLGDLEESQAYLSKVDALMEKYPSPSQDDLHPEIYAEKAWTLMFFGEDMILVVDYYEKAARMQPDMVDWNTSYVIWLKKAQNFSDTRLDPDLLEKMRQAKERDPENLYLAALYLEQRADEGENIRDEVRELAGNVSTLYCSNSGMWALLNLHIEHISVDEAVDLAEKVLKEHPDVRYLKKFVALCYRWRIVYKRRDYPDQEQSMVDTAIALHEELLSLYPHSSLKREIDLATIYAKSHHSKAKAEQIFQKLLKNEPAEPSDKQMLYNIYANHLYFNLYDSHRSTQYHMKAAAIPEKSSFRKKSIRTLEKNKDREIEEFLRNLQEPRQ